One Camelus ferus isolate YT-003-E chromosome 31, BCGSAC_Cfer_1.0, whole genome shotgun sequence genomic window, GGCACACAGGTGCCCCCAAGGGGTGAGCAGTGAGTCGGGGTGGAGGGACCGATTCCCCTAGAGCCAGCAAGGCTGTGGATCATAACAGTGACTACTGTTCTAGCATCAAAGACATGACACTATCAAAACCACGGTGGCTGAGAGTGGTACCAACATGCCGTGGCTGGAGACAGCGGGGCAACCAACATTTGTTTGCCGAAGAGATGCCGCTGTGTGCACCAGCTCAGTTTCACGGCTGGCTTCTCATGGACAAGGTCTCCCGGAAAACCACCGAGGCACTTACACAGTGTATTTCTGGGTCCACTCTCTTGCTCATCTGTTGTACctggaaggaaaaagcagagggGGTGACACCCTCATTCAGGACGGCTGCTTCCTTTCAATGTGGAGTAGAGGACAGAACGTAGAATGCAGCTGCTTCTGGTCAAATAACTAAGATGGGTAAGTGAAGTGAAGGCTGCCTGGAGCAGAAACACGTCATTCACGTGCTGAGTCCTGATGGCTCTTCTTAACTCCCTGCTGTGGAAGATTGAACAGTGCAGcacacctcctccctgcctctctcttgcCCTGCAACATGGATCCATGAGGATCAGGAAGAGAGAGCTTGGAGGTCAGCTTGGAATAGCCCCCGGCTGTCCAGCACGCAGACTCCAGGAGCATGGCCACCAGACTGAGTCAGTGCCCCCCGGGGCAGCCATGGGGCAGGTCTGGTGCCCACTGAGAGTCTGTGCCTTTTTTCCTCATGGTTGTGATGACGTCTGGTGCCATGACGCTGGAAGAGAGATTTGTAGACGGGAGGcaatgaaacaaaacacttttGGGACATCTGAAATACATCACCATAAATGCTGAAATTcataaatacagattaaaatctaGTCCATtgaaaaatcactttgctgtcaTGCAGGAAAACTCAGATGAGGAAATACTGAAATCTACAAAGGTTTCAAGAAATATATGAGTTGGAAAAACCATATTCCATTCTAATCTCTTTGGACAGAAGAGAAGTTATTAAATAAACTAACAGACTCACTGGAGATGTTCCTTTAGAAGCCAGTGATtttccccccgccccacccctgtgCCAGAGCCGCTCCCGGGCCACTCCGGGTGCCCGGGCCCCTGCCACGCAGGGCCCTTCATCACGGAGCCATCAGCGCTCAGAGGCTGTCACACGGTGGGGAGTCCTGCCCTGTATCAGCTTCACCGACCAGAGTCAGCCCCTCCAGGCTGCAGTGCACACGGCTGTGTGTGGCCAAATGGGTGAGAATTCTACGATCCTGAGTCTGGCGACCAGTGTTTAACCAGAGACTCGGCAGTGAGGGTCTGTCAGTAAAGCAGCGACACGCTGCCCACCCCTCGGCCTCGACCGGCAAACTGACCCCAGCAGTGTTTCCCGCATCAACTGGCCTTGGCCTCACCCTGGGCACATCCGGGCAGACACCCCTTTATCTTGTGCTATAAATCATATAATTTAATCCAGAAGTTCCTTGCTGTCAGAGTCTTCTGCGTCCGTTCTTGGCTGACCACTGACTTTGTTGGCCTTGAGGGCAGGGTTGGCGAGGATCTTTTAAGGTCCAGGAGGGTGGACTGCTTCTAACTCCTTCTCCGTCCTCAGATCCTCAAAGGGTATGCTAATGAGAGAGTCAGGGGTCCGAGCTGAGGGCACACCCACTGCACGGGCTCAGCCAGGCAAGAAGATGCCCACGGGACCCTGGTTAGCCTGGAAGCGCCAGCCCAGGGCTGGATActgctgggagctgctgggggcAGCTAAGGCCCAAAGGCAATCTGAAGAGGATGCACATTTCTCTCTGTTGGCCTCGTAAGTGTGGGCTATCTCCGGCACCAGAGGATGGTCAGGGTTGGGGTCGCAGAGCAGGAAACGGATGGTTAAGAGagctgggaagaaaagaaaaggtgggTCAGCTGCAGCCACAAGGCAGTGAGCGCCCCCCTCACTTTGAATTCTCTGTTTACAGGACAACTGTATTCCTTTCAACATCCCATGTACATTATTCTGAGGCCCCGATAGTCATGAACGTGGTCGCTTTGCACATCTACCAGCCGGATGGCGATTTTATcctgggccaggcccaggcccctgtGCTCCGGGGCACCGACTCCCTGCTCTTGCAAAGCGCTGTCTCCACGCCATGGGCCTTTGTCATTTGGTCCCAGGGGCCCTGCTTactatgaaataaaatggaactcCGAACATTCTggtgacctgtccaaggtcacagactTGGAAATCCCAGGAAATGGGTAAAAGCAAGATTCTCAACTGAATGCACACAGGGCTGCCCTGCCCCGTCTCAGTCCTGCTCTGGACCTGCGAGGACCCCCCTGCCGGGGCAGCCGTGCTGCTGGGACTTGGGGACCCAGGCAGATACGCAGATATGTCATTCATTCCTGGCTTTGCCCTGGACCCTCTGTACGACCCCAAACAAGTGTTACGCTTGCTTCCATGATTCCAAGGCCCGACCACAGTCCCACGCAGGGGAGCTACGGATGGGATGGATGGTTTGTCTTTGTAAAGACATTTGAGCTTGGAGGCCGTGTCATGTGAGGGCTGGTGCCCTCCTTTGTTCCCACTCGAGTGCCACTCCCTGCCACTGGGGTTTCCTCTCCCTTTTTGGGCTTGGGGAGTGTCCTCAAAGGCACGTTGAAGCCGGAAGGCTGCAGCAGCCACTCCCGGTAGCCCTTCTCCCGGGCTGGGGCGGGCAGCAGGGCTcagctcagagaggggcaggCGCCTGGGTGCAGAGTTGGCTCCGGGGTGCGTGCGTGGGGGACACAGCTCTGCCTCCCCGGGGATCTGCACCTGCCTGGTGCCTCGTGGCCCCTGTCTGCTCCCTGAGGCCTCGCCCTCCACTCTGCTTGTTTCTTGGGCTCTGGGACCCTGTTTCTCTGGGGTTGCTGCCCACCCACTCCACTGACAGGATACCCACACCGTCTACACTCGAGGCCCAGTGTACACACAACCGTGTTCAGCCCATCTCAGCTGGGAATGAGTATCGTCATTCTTTAAGCCCAGTTTAGACTGGTTTCTTCAGCCTCATCCAGAGACGGAGCTCAGAGCACTGctcggggggagggaggggtccccCATGACCTGCAAGGCTCCGGAAGCAAGCCCTGTGTCTTGTCCCTTCAGGGCCGCTCACAATCCGCACCGGATGGAAGAATAAAAGAGGGGACAGAGAAGGTAATAGAGTATTTGCCTTTCTTATTTCTAGATAAGAAGTATAAATAGGGTCAATGTTTTCTTCCTGCACCCACGTGACAGTCTGGCTGGAGCATCCCACGGCAACTGACCCATGGGGATgcgctgggggcagggagagtgtCACCTTGGAGTCTTCCCTGACAGGCTGTGACTGCGGGCTGTGGGAAGCTGCCTGCTCTCCGCGagcctgcctgcctttcctcccGGGAGCGTGGGGGTAGAGGGCCATGTCAGAGCCGAGCTCACACTGCCAGTGCTGGGGACCACTGGGACCCCAGGCTGTCAAGGCAgatgctgctgccgctgctgatGTTGGGGTGATAAAGTTTGGTTGTGAAGGCAACCTGCAGAGATGGGAGACCTCAAGTCAGACCGACCAGAGGGACGTTCTAGACAGGATCTGTCTGGAAAATGAGCCAAGCAAGGCAGAAGTGACCGCTGGGCCATtctgtcagagcaggcagatggctagagatgagcagagaaagggggacgcaggccacatggcaggaactgggcagaaaggaggggcacaggccaaatgcaggaaaccacacatcatgtgagcaccaggggtccctgggcagagaaagaaaagcaggaacctctgggctaaTAAGGGATCACagcttttggcctggagaccagcaaagaaaggagaaaaggcaggaatttccagtgtccaaatgtaacattttgctcattctgccctcatttcaataaaattagccttgcagatcagaaacccccatcatgcaccgatgccgggacacttctgatccagactaaataaggacaaaaatccgtCCTCCCgtcgggaaggtggagctggggtgataatcaggaaatacgaccccaaacccttccctcctcaatgaatattctgcccattcatttttacaccctgcgtaattaacttgccaaagaaactcggggcagctgctcacctgagtctgcccgctcCCCCCTTGAGAGCgtcctatccatcctttaataaatcctcaccttactttttttaaccactatgtcttgtctctgaattctttctgggacgggacaagaacctggaacaccggttgcatctacTGGCAACACTTGGGCAATTGGGGATCCTGAAAATGCCCAACAGACATACAGGATGACATCCTATCTGTTATTTCAGGAAAGATCTTCAGCAGCTTATGAGCTAATGAAGGAGACAAGATGGAAAAGCACTGCTTTTTAAGATACAGCAACATCCCTCaacagggaaaggggaggggtgggtagaTTCGAGACCATGAAACACACTTTTTCCACCAACCCCCCTGGAACAGCAGGGAACTCAAATTCCGCAGTTATCTCAGCATCTCCCTCTCTGTGCATCACACCCCAGTCTCCCCTGCAGACATAGagtacagacttgtggttgccaagggggcggggggtgggaagggacagacggggagtttgaaatttgtagaggtgtatataaaatagataaacaagattatcctgtagagcccagggaaatatatacaagatcttgtggtggctcacggTGAAAAAattatgtgacaatgaatatatgtatgttcatgtagaactgaaaaattgtgctctacgctggaatttgacccaacattgtaaaatgactataactcaataaaaaaatgttaaaaaacaaaaactgaggcaTGAGTGGCCTCAGGGGGCAAAGCCTGGGAACAGCTGTAGctgggaagcccagagaggcttcTCCCTGCAGCTCAGATACAATGTGGACACAGGGGTTAAGGGTCGGATTCAAACTAAGCCATCGAGGCCAACCTCAGGGCAGTAAGACACGTCGCAAACCCTGAGATAGGACTTCTGCCCAAGTCTTGCCAAGATGCAAAAGCTTAGTTCAAGCCTGAGAAAACACGTCCCCAAATGCGGGACCGTTGACAGTTTACCTCTTGAGAGCATCACGGGTGTGGAAGACCAGGGACACGGAGGCGTGTTACAGactggagctggaagaggcaggacagTCAGTGCCGCTGGGGTCCCGGAACAGAAGGGAGACAGCAGTGAAAACTGGTGAGAAAGTAAGGCTGGCAGCTTCGTTCAGAGCATCGTGGCCAGCGCTCATCTCCTGGATTTGCCAACTGTTCTGATGTTGACTTCAGGGAAAGTTGGACAAGGGACATGTAGaaactctgtattatttttgtaacttttctctaagtctaaaattcattcaaaacaagaaattaaaaaaaaataggctgacacctctgggttcaagtcccaccCTCTGCGGCGAGCCGTGCCATTTTCAGGAAATGATGTGCTGGCTcaaagcctgtttcctcattcataaCCGGAACtgaccattttatttaaaaaatggaaataaaagtatatattggTGTATGAAGGAAAAGACCCCAGAGAAATGCATACTGGGGCTGTCAGCTGTCTGGGGGTCTTCTCCGGGGGTAGGTTTACAAGGAGACTGATTCCCCCCGGCATGTTAGTTAGTTCTCCAAGCGTTCTAATTTTAAAGCAAtcaattttatctgtttttcaatCAGAAAAATATGTTAGAAGTGACgtgactcacacacacaccactgctGTGTGACCGCATCTGACCGGCAGCGTGTCCTGCTGGCCCCCCCTTGGAACACCCCGgagcctgcctctcctccccacccccgtgcACCTGCCCCCAGCCAGCCTCTCCGCCTCATCACGGCAGAGCAGTCGACCCCCGTGCCATGGGCCagccctctggcctcctcccaacccccaaaCACGGACTTGCTCCCCAGTTCCCTGTGACCCCAGCCCCCATGCTCAGGGTGATGCCCCTGCCACCCGCCCCCACTGTCCTGTCCCAGTTTCCTGCTCTGTGCTTCCCCTCAGCACCGACCAGCGCTGACACTCAGCATCTCCCCCACAGGACTGTGAGTGTCACAGGGACAGGACTACTCTGGGTGCAGGAAGGTGCCAGGGTCCTAGACCAGTGCGTCTCCACCTACGGACATGGAGGGCCATCCCGTGCCACTCAGGGTGCCGAGCAGCATTCCTGGTCTCCAGGCACGTCGCTCCCACCTCAGGTTTTAACACCCCCAGTGTCCCTGGGGCAGGGCCCTAGAAGCCCTGTTCTAGACTGAAAGGGATTGCAGAGAAGGGAACGGAAGCCTGGGACACGTCCCCACTCAGCCACCTCACAAGGAGCGCTCACCATGCCTGGCCCTTGCTCACAACAGGAATTGATTCTGAAAGTCCAGAGTTTAACTCCTGGGAGGCTGTCCTCCGGGAGGTGGGTGAGGGCCCTTGGGAGAAGCCCCCACGTGCAGCTGTCTGCACCAGAGACGTCACCACACGCTGTCCCCATCCCCTGTCCTCACCTGTAGGGAAGCGGGTGGTCAGGGAGAAACCCCTCCTTGGTGAGGACTGCCGCTCTGCAGGAGCGAGACGGGGAAAGCAGGTTAGCACTTTGCTCAACAGCAAAGCGAGGGTGCGCCCGTCATGACGGTGGCCTGCCCGTGGACCCCTGCAAGACACGAGCGAGACGGGATGGAAGAGCCTGCCCAGCAAACACGCGTCTCCACCAAGAAGGGGCTGCTCTGCGCAGAAGGCACCGTCCACACGAGCCTTCCCTCGCTGCTGACGCCAAGCGCAAGttcaggggcggggtgggggtgggggtcctgagCACGCAGAGGGCTGGCTGCAGGGatccccaccccaggctcagcGGGCGGAGATTTTCCTGGGGCTTCATCACATCAGCAGGGCTGGCTAATAGACTCCCCGCGTGGTTGGTCTCAGTCTCCAGCTCCTTCAGGCATGACCCACAGCCCTGACCTCAAACCACGTGGCTGGTCCCTCTAGCGCGGCCAGCCTCCACCCACAATCACAGTGCCAATGTGAGTCAAAGCGTTTGGGTAAACAGATGGCCCCATCAGGCAGGCCAGCCTAGAGGCCACCTCCCACGGGCTGGGGACAAACAGCAGGTCTGCTATGGACAAGATTGAATTCTTTACTACTCAGGTGCCAGTGAACGACAGCTGGGTCTTCTCTGCATAGAGCTCCGCCTTCGGTGGGCTGTAGCCACTTCCCACGTCATTTTATAAACCTCTCTTCTCCCTGGTTCTGCTTGGGTCACGCTGAAGTCCTCTCCAAAGGCGCTTTTTCAGGAGCCAGTCAGTGCCTGTGGCCCTGGGGCTTCAACGCAGCCACTCTCcatctgtgtcccctcccacGTCTCCCCAGGCAGCGCCCTGTGCTCCAGGGACGAGGTGACACAGCCAAGACCAGCCCCTCTCGTCCTCCCCTCCCAGGTCCCCACCTCTGGTGGTCAGGCCAGGTGCCGTCGTTGGTGGGTGAGAGGCTTCTCTTGTTACACATCACTTCTGCTGCCCTCTCTGGTGTCTGAGGCTTCTTGCGTTGCTCTGTCCATCCCTGGAAAGGCTCCAGTCCACTCAGTAAGACTGGCCACTGACTTACCTCCAAGGCTTCCATCAGAGTTGACTCCAGTCTTTGTGGAAAGCGTCTCTCTGCCCACCTGAGAGGGCTGCTGAGAGCatttggtggggggggtgtcTGTCATTCTATAGGGAATTCTGCCTCATGCATCCACGATGGGGGTGGATTTGCCCAAGATTTCAGACCTCCTGGTTCTGGCCTGGGTTTCCTGCCACCTGTTCAAATATCTCACAGACTCTACCCTTGACAGCAGGACAGGAAACCGCCAAGGCCTGAGGAGGGGAAGCAAGTGAAGGGACTAAAGAAAAGGATTTCCCCAAACCCTGAGACGTGCCCGAGACGGCAGTCCATGACCGTTTCCAGAAATGCTACTGGAGACAACGGCTCTACCTACAGTGAGGCTGCCGGAGCCAATGGAAAGGTCACTTTGTCTTCTTTGGGCTGTTTTCTTTCCAACTCATGCTAATCATCGGCTCGTAGGTGTATTTTCGGCTGGTCATGTTATAGACTGGAGTCCCTTATTAAATAAAGGGACTTGATAATTGACATATTGGAGGACAGGAGCccatggggaggggtgggtaacGCAACTGGCTCTTTCTAGTGAACAGGCTGGGACCCTCTGGTCCCATTCACTTTAACCCCTGAGCTCTGCTGAGGGGCTGAGCAGGGGTTGGGGCACAGTCAGGAGAGAAGTCccaaaagagaggaagagaaagggcatTGCAGAGGGATGCTGGAAAGCGGCTGTTTGCCTGCAGGGGAGACGTGACACGGTCCCAAAAGGTTAGCCAGTTTGCAAGGCGGTACAAACCCCATCAAGACTGAGGGACTGAGTACAGAGGGTGGCCAGCCTGTCTGATAAGGTCAGccgcctcccagcccagggctgagaCTCACGCTCAGCGTGAGAGGGCGTGCGGGGCAGAGAAGCACCCAGGGGCATCTTTAGAGGCTGGATCAGTACCAGTGCAATCTGACCCGTGTCCTTGGTTTGCCATCATCTTAAGAAAcaggtaagaaaggaaaatatacttcTGAGACCTGGGATGCTGGAAGGACAACACAGAGCAGGTAACAGGCAGGGCCGGGAAACAGTGAAGCTGGGGTCACACTTGTTCATTAAACTCTGCACATGCAGCGGGAATcacttctgctctgctctgcacaaattatttaaactctcaCATAAAGCTTTCGGaagccttcatttaaaaaaatttttaaaaattgaattgtagtcaatttacaacgttgtgtcaatatctggtgcacagcacagtgcttcagtcatacatgaacatacatatattcattttcatattctatttcaccGTGAgccactacaagatattgaatatagttccctgtgctctacagtatgaacttgtttatctgttttatatatacctgtcagtatctgcaaatctcaaactcctagtttatcccttcccactccccttccccctggtaaccataagtttgtctatgagtctgtttttgttttgtaagtaagttcatttatcttttttttttttttttagattccacatataaatgatcttatatggtattttcctttctctttttggcttacttcacttaaaaagacattctccagggccatccatgtagctccaaatggcgttattttattctttttcatggctgagtagtattccattgtataaatataccacagcttctttatccagtcatctgttgatggacatttaggctgtttccatgtcttggctattgtaaatagtgctgctatgaacattggggtgcaggtgtctttttgaattaaggttccctttgtatatatgcccaggagtgggattgttggatcatatggtaagtctattttcagttttttgaggaatctccagactgttttccataatggctgcagcaaactgcattcccaccgacagtgcaGGAGGGTGGAACCCTTCATTTTCAGTGGCTCCATCTGTCCACCACCTCTAAAGCCTCAGCCCACAGGACATGCAGGCACACAGACAAATGACACcactttcttggttttttttcccagcttcatgatttttttttttttggtattttaacataataaaaaagtttaaaaaacatagcATGAAATATgtcatcttagccatttttaagtgtataggtcagtggcattaagtgcattcaccatgttgtgcaaccaccaccatgacccatttctaaaacttttacatcactccagaaagaaatTCTGAACCATGAAATAATTCCCCATTTCTACCTCCCCTCAGCATCTATGAACCTCTactctactctctgtctctatgaatttgccttgCCTAGATAtttcatatcaatggaatcatacagtattcatctttttgtttctgcCTTATGtcactcagcatgttttcaaGCCTCACCCACATTACAGCACGTACCAGACCTTCATTCCCTTTTCTGGCTAAATAACGTGCACTTGTATGTAGACACCACACTTTGCTTACTCATTTACCTGTTGACGGGCCTCTGGGCACCTCTAGGggattgtaaatagtggtgcaatgaacactggtgtacaagttctgtttgagtccctgtttttaattctctgcTGTCCTTGTGTTGCCGGTGGATGTAACCAGTGTTCCAGGTCCTTGTACCGTCctggaaagaattcagagataagacGCAGTGGTTAAAAAAGTCAAGTGGGGATTTATTACGAGGTGGACAGCAccctctcaggggagagcgggcaggctcaggtgagcagctgccctgggtttctttggcaagttggttacatagggtgtaaaaatgaatgggcagaatattcattggggaggaagggtttggggtcatattccctgattttcatcccagctccacctttctGAAGGGAGgtgggatttttgtccttatttagtctggatcagaagtgtcatggtgtcgaTGCATGATGGGTACATccgatctgcaaggctaattttattgaaatgagggcatgatgagcaaaatgttacattcggacactggagagtcctgccttttctcacctttctttgtctccaggccactcatcacctcaaaaagtgtgatcccttatcagcccagaggttcctgcttttatttctctgcccagggacccctggtgctcacatgatgtgtggtttcctgcatttggcctgtgcccctcctttctgcccagttcctgccgcgtggtctgtgtccccctttctctgctcatggCTAaccatctgcctgctctaacacttgaAGGGCACCACCCCTCTTTGTCACCCAGTCTCTCCCTTCCCTACCTGTTCTCCCTTCGACTGTAGCGACCGCAGCCTCACAGTAAAGGATGAGTGTCCTCGAGCCTAAGATGCTGAGAAAGTGGAAGTGAAGTGGGAGAGAGGAGTATGGATTTGGGGAACCCAGGTGTTAGGCAGCCTGGCCTGTGGCCATCGGCCACAGAGGGTGGCAGTGGGCTAGCCACGCTGCTTTTTCAGGCTCCCCTGGGGAAGGGCAGACGTGGGGGAAAACTATGGGCACCGCTCCTCCCCTTTGCAGAGGCAGAGAGCCAGCCCCCCTGCCCCGCGCCAGCCCTCCAGTTCTGCCAAGTGCAGCCGCAGCAGGTCGATGACTCACTTCATGACCATTTTTCACACCAACTCCCCAAGTTTCAGTTCATCAGAGGCATTTTCCAGAAGCCCACATGCCTCGGGACAAGACGGCTTTCTTGCCCTCCCCTGCCGGGTACTGACTGGGAGGTGGTAACTTCTGGCAGCATCTTGCCTATGATCTCAATGTGTCTATTGAAGAAGCAGTTCACgagcaaatgaagagaaaacatgacaggttttcttaaaaaaaaaaacaaaccgaAACAAAACCGATGAGCTGATAAATTTGGGGGTCTTGATTGCAGGGCGCCTGGGATCCGGTGCCCTGAAACGCATTTACAATCCTCTCCCACAGGTCCTGCGGAGCACGGGGCGGGACAGTCCCTCTGCAAGTCACTTAATTCCTGGAACACAGGACAGTGAGCTCAGGGCGGCTGTGTGAACTGGGGGTGCTGCTCCGCATCCCACACTTCCGACCAGAAGTGCCTTCTCCTGGTAGGAGGGGCTCCCACACCTCAGGAAAACAGGTGACCCACAGTGTCCTTGAAAACTAGGGTCTGCTCGTGGCTGTGAAAACACACTGGAAGAAGGTATTATCATTTCCATCTTATAAGTTAGAAAATTGAGACATAAAGAGGGTAAGctacttacccaaggtcacagagctgcagGCGGGCAGAGCAAGGAGTCTCCTGTGTCTCCCAGGTGgagaaggcaggggctgggggcgctGGGTTCTAGCTCTGGCTTCCAGATTTAATGCCTGGAACACTCAGCCCGGAGGAAGTGCCCAGTTAAGGACAGGGCTCCTGTTTCTCAATCTTCCTACCTCCCCTATGGCCCTACTGACCACTGGTTGTACGGGAACCCTAGGGCTCTGCGTGGAAGATTAAGGGCATGTGAGTTAGTCTAGCGCGGCCACCTGGTGTACCGATGGGGGAAAGTAATTATGTCATAACTAGACTCCTTTAATGGAATACCAACTTCTGGACACAATCCCCAAAACTTAGCCTAGCCCAGGGCATACCAGGGCATCTGCTGGtacttcccctctccccaggttcCAGAGCTGGGTAAACTTCTTGGGGTTTCCAGACAAGTTCTAAAGGGAAGAAAGGATGCACAATGAATGGTCCATCAGGTGACACATAAATTCCTCAGAGGATCGCAAAGCCCAGGGTCCGAGGCACACACATGAAGTTCAAACCTGGGTGATGACCGTCCCCCTTCCCTGCACGAAGCCTGAAACTGAGCTCATCCACTAAGCCCCTCCTGACTCTGCCTTATAATCTCCCGGCGGGCTGATCATTCCAGTAACTCCTGCCCCTCCGGCCATCCTGAACTTAACCCACCTATGCACAAATACAATTGGCCATGGTGGGGATATTTATACCCCAGAAGCCAGCAAGTGTTGCCAAATCAAAGCCATGCTTTACCCCAGAGGGTTGGTTTTTAAACACCTACCAGTACAGCACTGATCAGTTCTTAGCTTGTATCTAATGTATCTAAATAGGTTGCATTTGGTGAGTACTCGTTACCCGGCATTACTAGCTGTGACAGTAGAAATGAGCTTGGGGAACAACTAAGGTCACATGAGGGGACCAGAGGACAGAGAACAGTTCCCTTCCTGCTTGCCCCTGGGCACCTCCCCTACCACCCTGTGGGGGACTGTTCACGCCTTCTGTGATGCTGTGTGGAAAGGCTGTTGAGGCAAGTCCTGGACAGACCACACGAGCAGTTGGGGGCAGGAAAAGCCGCATTACAGGCCAGTTCCTCAGCTCACTGGGTCTCTCCACACCTCTACGCCCTTGCACGAGCCGTTCCCTGTCCCCAGAATGCATGTACCTCGTTAGGGGTGCGATCAATGGCCATTGAGATTTAAAGACTCCTGGAGGCCCAGAAGTGGGTCTCAGTTGACAGACTCCACACAGCACCAAGGAATTTCAAATGCTAACTGGCGTTTCAAGGGAGAACAGTGTGATCAAAAAGAAATTAGTCCACTCACATATTGCCTTCCTCTGCTTTCCTAGCAGAGGCTGGAAGATCCGgggctgagccccagctctgtcGCTGGGAAAATCTCTGtgacctctttgggcctcagtacAATTACCTGTTAAACTGTAACCGTAACGCCTGCCTGCCAACTGGCCAGAA contains:
- the UBE2D4 gene encoding ubiquitin-conjugating enzyme E2 D4 translates to MKPQENLRPLSLGGPRAGHRHDGRTLALLLSKVLTCFPRLAPAERQSSPRRGFSLTTRFPTAPVCNTPPCPWSSTPVMLSRALLTIRFLLCDPNPDHPLVPEIAHTYEANREKCASSSDCLWALAAPSSSQQYPALGWRFQANQGPVGIFLPG